The following are encoded together in the Montipora foliosa isolate CH-2021 chromosome 12, ASM3666993v2, whole genome shotgun sequence genome:
- the LOC137979726 gene encoding polyadenylate-binding protein 4-like — protein MLLREDEDEENDMTGDAVDQQISFIQRDPFVKKLFEDAIEVLRLVGADENASVPLSIPQCQEAPVLREKRKETLIQQKTEKQTEKPPEMTKLKRRKLERIKAPVTVFRKPQQEEVPTGEEQEIAVKKMLNYVSQMPSQETFHPPPLPFVLFSLDGASNEGDGSEDKPSSSERIQDCTYLSNEKDVSLWKMMIAFPNKRNVFVGGLSREVSSQILNAAFKTFIVDEGDKDKLKAHVVLDLKRHQSRGYGFVTFPNRRSTELALICMQEFEIYGRTMQLGWGQENREEQLLNGEDSISKEAQQQQQQHALKLDKKKGKVFSDTVYLDDPSLKQSKRCSSRWDQEMPKKKFQRTGAEESMDQADVTTDQSMMKVLEGQVSTNNNNRQPLFLNDAQGGMSSQIIRGLQWLTHDQKVALVKLACSNLRSQGVQGHLGVFGIHYEADNSRLYVVCAKHVTESQLQDEFSEFGSAQVKLNCDANGLSKGCAFIQFSDSTSAEKAIKQLHGKIVGGMPMKVMVAEPKVCRGSRTRKRTV, from the exons ATGTTACTGCGGGAGGATGAAGATGAGGAAAATGACATGACGGGTGATGCAGTTGATCAacaaatttctttcattcaaagggATCCATTCGTTAAAAAGTTGTTTGAAGATGCCATCGAAGTTTTACGCCTTGTTGGAGCTGATGAAAATGCTTCTG TTCCACTCTCAATCCCACAATGTCAAGAAGCTCCAGTGTtaagagaaaaaaggaaagagactCTAATTCAacagaaaactgaaaaacaaacagAGAAACCACCCGAGAtgacaaaattaaagagacGAAAACTAGAAAGGATAAAAGCACCAGTTACTGTTTTCAGAAAACCACAACAAGAAGAAG TTCCAACAGGTGAAGAGCAGGAAATTGCTGTTAAGAAGATGCTGAATTATGTCAGCCAAATGCCATCACAAGAAACATTTCATCCTCCCCCTCTGCCTTTTGTCTTATTTTCGTTGGATGGCGCCAGCAAC gaaggAGATGGTTCTGAGGATAAGCCAAGTTCTTCTGAGAGAATCCAAGACTGTACTTACCTATCAAATGAAAAAGATGTTTCTCTATGGAAGATGATGATTGCGTTTCCCAATAAGCGCAATGTTTTTGTTGGAGGATTGAGTCGAGAGGTGTCATCTCAGATTTTAAATGCTGCATTCAAAACCTTCATCGTGGATGAAGGTGACAAAGATAAACTGAAg GCACATGTAGTGTTGGACTTGAAAAGACATCAGTCCAGAGGTTATGGatttgtcacatttccaaaccGAAGATCAACTGAGCTTGCTTTGATTTG CATGCAGGAATTTGAGATATATGGCCGCACTATGCAGTTAGGCTGGGGGCAGGAAAACCGAGAAGAACAACTGCTGAATGGTGAAGACTCCATATCCAAGGaagcacaacaacaacaacaacaacatgctCTG AAGTTGGAcaagaagaaaggaaaagtgTTTTCTGATACTGTTTACCTCGATGACCCTTCCTTGAA ACAGTCTAAGAGATGCTCTTCAAGGTGGGACCAAGAGATGCCCAAGAAGAAGTTCCAAAGAACAGGAGCTGAAGAAAGTATGGATCAGGCTGATGTCACTACTGATCAAAGTATGATGAAAGTACTGGAGGGGCAGGTgtcaacaaataataataatcgtcaaccgctttttttaaa TGATGCTCAAGGTGGTATGAGTTCTCAAATTATTAGAGGTCTTCAGTGGCTAACACATGACCAGAAGGTAGCACTG GTCAAGCTAGCTTGTTCAAATCTACGCTCTCAAGGAGTGCAAGGCCATCTTGGAGTTTTCGGCATTCATTATGAGGCAGACAACAGTCGCTTGTATGTGGTGTGTGCTAAACATGTCACAGAGTCCCAGTTACAGGATGAATTCAGTGAATTTGGATCCGCTCAGGTTAAACTCAACTGTGATGCTAATGGCTTATCTaag GGTTGTGCCTTTATTCAGTTCAGTGACAGCACGTCTGCTGAGAAAGCAATCAAACAGCTTCATGGAAAG ATTGTTGGTGGCATGCCAATGAAAGTTATGGTTGCTGAACCCAAAGTTTGCAGAGGATCAAGGACAAGGAAGAGAACTGTGTAG
- the LOC137979729 gene encoding DNA-directed RNA polymerase II subunit RPB7: protein MFYHISLEHEILLHPRYFGPNLLQTVKQKLFTEVEGTCSGKYGFIIAVTTIDNIGVGHIQPGRGFVVYPVKYKAIVFRPFKGEVLDAVVTQVNKVGLFTEIGPLSCFVSRHSIPSDMEFDPNSNPPCYKTQDEDIVIQQDDEIRLRIVGTRVDAKDIFAIGSLMDDYLGLVS, encoded by the exons ATGTTTTACCAT ATATCATTGGAGCACGAAATTCTGCTTCACCCACGATATTTTGGACCGAACTTATTGCAAACAGTGAAGCAAAAGCTTTTCACCGAGGTCGAAGGAACCTGCAGTGGAAA GTATGGCTTCATTATAGCTGTCACCACTATTGACAACATTGGAGTGGGACACATTCAACCTGGCAGGGGGTTCGTTGTCTATCCAGTCAAATACAAG GCCATAGTTTTCCGGCCCTTCAAGGGTGAAGTTTTGGATGCTGTTGTTACACAAGTGAACAAG GTTGGGCTGTTTACAGAGATTGGCCCCCTTTCATGTTTTGTATCAAGGCAT TCTATCCCATCTGATATGGAGTTTGATCCAAATTCAAATCCACCATGTTACAAGACTCAAGATGAG GACATTGTTATTCAACAAGATGATGAAATACGTCTTAGAATTGTAGGAACAAGGGTAGATGCCAAAGATATC tttgcTATTGGATCTCTCATGGATGACTACTTAG GTCTTGTCAGTTAA
- the LOC137979727 gene encoding MAP3K12-binding inhibitory protein 1-like isoform X2 has product MKQQNFLIIIDILTEFEHFLKKLSFPRDALFYNFCREKLHATSFDDLDVRKHLSQLTANIKLIQERCDTNMEEAAVSVSSTPEKKLKTEGKPETTANKGTMEVDATLIQVKAGKAEIDRRISAFIQRKRVEVDLLNKREFCNVVDTETSNEFQCARTDAVFVHRLGQKGHIKVTRVEDMSTTSEAHALRPEISNKYLSPTFLEGRSCPGVEERLRNLEAHLGYRPGRPVPRDVYTRLADLEERVLYLEGMSPEYFKQNTQNTRHGSDSRRKGSDSSQGLTLNSIDERIRTLRHSLSKGPAS; this is encoded by the exons ATGAAGCAACAAAACTTCCTGATCATCATTGACATTCTCACCGaatttgaacattttttaaaaaag CTTTCCTTTCCACGAGACGCTCTATTCTACAACTTCTGTCGTGAAAAACTTCATGCAACATCCTTTGATGACTTAGATGTGCGAAAACATCTTTCTCAACTTACAGCGAACATTAAATTGATACAG GAAAGGTGTGACACAAATATGGAAGAAGCAGCAGTTTCAGTGTCAAGCACACCAGAAAAGAAATTGAAGACAGAAGGAAAACCAGAGACAACAG CTAACAAAGGTACCATGGAGGTGGATGCAACACTCATTCAAGTGAAAGCTGGAAAAGCAGAG ATTGACAGGAGAATTTCAGCATTCATACAACGAAAGAGAGTGGAGGTAGACCTGCTTAACAAAAGAGAGTTTTGTAATGTTGTTGATACAGAAACTAGCAATG AATTTCAATGTGCACGAACAGATGCTGTGTTCGTTCATAGGCTTGGACAGAAAGGCCACATCAAAG TTACTAGGGTAGAGGACATGAGCACGACAAGTGAAGCACATGCATTGAGACCAGAGAtttcaaataaatatttatcCCCGACTTTCCTGGAGGGAAGATCCTGCCCTGGAGTTGAGGAACGTCTAAGAAACCTCGAAGCACACCTCGGCTACAGACCAG GTAGGCCTGTGCCGCGTGATGTGTACACAAGACTCGCGGATCTAGAAGAAAGAGTTTTATATCTTGAAGGAATGTCACCAGAGTACTTCAAACAAAAC ACCCAAAATACCCGACATGGTAGTGAttcaagaagaaaaggaagtgattctTCTCAG GGCCTGACACTAAATTCGATTGACGAGCGGATACGAACTCTTCGCCACTCACTGTCGAAAGGGCCAGCATCGTAG
- the LOC137979727 gene encoding MAP3K12-binding inhibitory protein 1-like isoform X1 has product MKQQNFLIIIDILTEFEHFLKKLSFPRDALFYNFCREKLHATSFDDLDVRKHLSQLTANIKLIQERCDTNMEEAAVSVSSTPEKKLKTEGKPETTANKGTMEVDATLIQVKAGKAEIDRRISAFIQRKRVEVDLLNKREFCNVVDTETSNEIEFQCARTDAVFVHRLGQKGHIKVTRVEDMSTTSEAHALRPEISNKYLSPTFLEGRSCPGVEERLRNLEAHLGYRPGRPVPRDVYTRLADLEERVLYLEGMSPEYFKQNTQNTRHGSDSRRKGSDSSQGLTLNSIDERIRTLRHSLSKGPAS; this is encoded by the exons ATGAAGCAACAAAACTTCCTGATCATCATTGACATTCTCACCGaatttgaacattttttaaaaaag CTTTCCTTTCCACGAGACGCTCTATTCTACAACTTCTGTCGTGAAAAACTTCATGCAACATCCTTTGATGACTTAGATGTGCGAAAACATCTTTCTCAACTTACAGCGAACATTAAATTGATACAG GAAAGGTGTGACACAAATATGGAAGAAGCAGCAGTTTCAGTGTCAAGCACACCAGAAAAGAAATTGAAGACAGAAGGAAAACCAGAGACAACAG CTAACAAAGGTACCATGGAGGTGGATGCAACACTCATTCAAGTGAAAGCTGGAAAAGCAGAG ATTGACAGGAGAATTTCAGCATTCATACAACGAAAGAGAGTGGAGGTAGACCTGCTTAACAAAAGAGAGTTTTGTAATGTTGTTGATACAGAAACTAGCAATG aAATAGAATTTCAATGTGCACGAACAGATGCTGTGTTCGTTCATAGGCTTGGACAGAAAGGCCACATCAAAG TTACTAGGGTAGAGGACATGAGCACGACAAGTGAAGCACATGCATTGAGACCAGAGAtttcaaataaatatttatcCCCGACTTTCCTGGAGGGAAGATCCTGCCCTGGAGTTGAGGAACGTCTAAGAAACCTCGAAGCACACCTCGGCTACAGACCAG GTAGGCCTGTGCCGCGTGATGTGTACACAAGACTCGCGGATCTAGAAGAAAGAGTTTTATATCTTGAAGGAATGTCACCAGAGTACTTCAAACAAAAC ACCCAAAATACCCGACATGGTAGTGAttcaagaagaaaaggaagtgattctTCTCAG GGCCTGACACTAAATTCGATTGACGAGCGGATACGAACTCTTCGCCACTCACTGTCGAAAGGGCCAGCATCGTAG
- the LOC137979727 gene encoding MAP3K12-binding inhibitory protein 1-like isoform X4 yields MEEAAVSVSSTPEKKLKTEGKPETTANKGTMEVDATLIQVKAGKAEIDRRISAFIQRKRVEVDLLNKREFCNVVDTETSNEIEFQCARTDAVFVHRLGQKGHIKVTRVEDMSTTSEAHALRPEISNKYLSPTFLEGRSCPGVEERLRNLEAHLGYRPGRPVPRDVYTRLADLEERVLYLEGMSPEYFKQNTQNTRHGSDSRRKGSDSSQGLTLNSIDERIRTLRHSLSKGPAS; encoded by the exons ATGGAAGAAGCAGCAGTTTCAGTGTCAAGCACACCAGAAAAGAAATTGAAGACAGAAGGAAAACCAGAGACAACAG CTAACAAAGGTACCATGGAGGTGGATGCAACACTCATTCAAGTGAAAGCTGGAAAAGCAGAG ATTGACAGGAGAATTTCAGCATTCATACAACGAAAGAGAGTGGAGGTAGACCTGCTTAACAAAAGAGAGTTTTGTAATGTTGTTGATACAGAAACTAGCAATG aAATAGAATTTCAATGTGCACGAACAGATGCTGTGTTCGTTCATAGGCTTGGACAGAAAGGCCACATCAAAG TTACTAGGGTAGAGGACATGAGCACGACAAGTGAAGCACATGCATTGAGACCAGAGAtttcaaataaatatttatcCCCGACTTTCCTGGAGGGAAGATCCTGCCCTGGAGTTGAGGAACGTCTAAGAAACCTCGAAGCACACCTCGGCTACAGACCAG GTAGGCCTGTGCCGCGTGATGTGTACACAAGACTCGCGGATCTAGAAGAAAGAGTTTTATATCTTGAAGGAATGTCACCAGAGTACTTCAAACAAAAC ACCCAAAATACCCGACATGGTAGTGAttcaagaagaaaaggaagtgattctTCTCAG GGCCTGACACTAAATTCGATTGACGAGCGGATACGAACTCTTCGCCACTCACTGTCGAAAGGGCCAGCATCGTAG
- the LOC137979730 gene encoding histone H2B-like, giving the protein MSGRGKGGKGLGKGGAKRHRKILRDNIQGITKKRKESYAIYIYKVLKQVHPDTGISSKAMGIMNSFVNDIFERIATEASRLAHYNKKSTISSREIQTAIRLLLPGELAKHAVSEGTKAVTKYTSSK; this is encoded by the exons ATGTCTGGTCGAGGAAAAGGAGGAAAAGGACTCGGGAAAGGAGGTGCAAAGCGACACCGAAAGATTCTAAGAGACAATATTCAAGGCATCACGAA AAAGCGAAAGGAAAGCTATGCCATTTACATATACAAAGTTCTGAAGCAAGTTCACCCTGATACTGGAATATCGAGTAAAGCCATGGGTATCATGAACTCTTTTGTCAATGACATCTTCGAGCGGATCGCTACTGAAGCATCGAGGTTGGCCCACTACAACAAGAAATCAACCATCAGTTCTCGAGAGATCCAGACCGCCATTAGACTTCTGCTACCTGGTGAACTGGCTAAACACGCTGTCAGCGAAGGAACAAAAGCTGTGACCAAGTACACGAGCAGCAAATAA